The genomic DNA TTGCCCTCGGCCCACGGGAACACGGGCTTCTTGGCCGGACCCATGCCCACGTCGGTGAAGTAGTACTCCACGTGGCACTGACCGCAGACCAGGGCGCGCTTGTCGTTGCGCGGCAGATCCTTGAACTCCTTGCCCTCAGCCTTGAGCTGGTCCTGGAGGGGTTCGGAATAGAGGCGCAGCTCCATGTTGGTCGGGTCATGGCAGTTGGCGCAGCCGATGGTGTCCTCGTCCAGGTCGAACTTCTCGCGGAACTCGTTGAAATCCTTGGCCCAGAAGTCGTCGCCGTACTCCTTGACCATGTCCATCATCCTGGGGGTCTTGCAGTTCCAGCAGGTGGCTGGCAGCCCGGCCTTCTCGTTGTAGCGGTCGAGCCGGTCGATGTGCAGGATGTCCTTCATGGCATAGGTGTGGCCGCGCGCGGCGCGGTACTCGTAGCTGAAGGGATAGCCGAGCCAGAGGTTCTTCAGGTACGGCTGGGCGTGCTTGTACCCTTCGGGCAGCGGGTTGACGTTGTCGTTCTTGCTGTAGGCCACGGACCCGCCGTACTCGGTCATGATCTCGGACTCGTTGTTCCGAAGATACGTCTCGTAGTGCAGCGGGAATTCCGGCTTGAACTTGGAGTTCGACCGCTCGTCCACCGAGAGTTTGGTCTTGAACACCGGAGTCTCGGGTTCGGACACCTCGGAACAGGCAGCCAGAGCCAGCGCGCACAGGGCGGCCAGCAGGGCGAAAAGGGGTATGACTCTACGCATCGGCGGCGCTCCTTTCGGCTACGGGGATTTTCGGCATGTGGGGCACATGGCGGTGGCAGTCGGTGCAATACTGTTTGCTCTGCATGACCACCGTGGAGGTAGTTTCGGCATGACAACGCAGACAGTTGGCCTGGGTCACCTCTTTGGTCTCGCCGCCTGGATGGATGAGATCGGGAATGGTGCTGGTGGCGGTCACGTAGATGTCCCGCATGCCCTCCTTGGACTTGAACGGAATCTTGACCACGAGGTTGTACGGGGCGTGGCACTCGTTGCAGGCCAGTTTGGCGTGGACCGATTTCTTGTGCGTCAGCGCGGCCTCGGCCATGGAGTGGCAGCTGCCGCAGAACACGGCCTGATCCGTGGTATGCATGGCCAGGGCCACGCCCACGGTGAGCACGATGCCGCCGATGGCTGGCAGCAGGACGTAGAGCCACCTTCGACCGCCAGGGTCGTCTTTCTTGAAAATCATCCTCCCTCCCCTCCTTTTCGAACATGGAACAATGCTGTACCTTGAGACCTCGGAATCAAACCTCATTCTGGTGACCCCAGGAGCAGCGGGCTGCGCCCGGCGTTGCAGATAATTTTGTAGACCATTACCATCAAATCGGTGTCTTGGGAAATTTGTTCGAAAAAAATAACACCCTTGCGACAGCGCATTGCGAACTCCAGACCGCCGAAGGTGCCGCCGGGCTCCCGAATCCTTTCCAATCCTGTATGACAAAAACAAAGTGAGCAGGCAATCACTTTTTTTGGGGAAACACGCATGAAGACCATGCCCCGATACCTGCCCGCGGATGACCGGCGGGCCATGACCGTCCGGACCGTGCTGGAGCTGGCCGCCACCACCAATCCGGCGGACATTACCACTGCGGCCATTGCCGCGCGCATGGGGCTGGCCCAGAGCGCGCTGTTCCGCCATTTTGCGTCCAAGGACGCCATCTGGCAGGCGACCATGGACTGGGTGACCGGGCAGATCCTGGAACGGGTGCGACGCGCCGCCGACCAGGCGGCCACGCCCCTGGCCGCGCTGGAGGCAGCATTCACGGCCCATTTGGAATTCGCCATGGAATACCCCGGCGTGCCGCGTCTGGTCTTCAGCGAGTTGCAGCGCACCGGGCGCACCCAGGCCATGGAGACGGTCCAGGCCATGCTGGCCGACTACCGGAAGATGCTTGAAAAGGTGATTGAACAGGGCAAGGCCCAGGGGGAAGTGGCGTCCGAGGTGGCCGCGCCCTCGGCAGCGGCCATGTTCATCGGCACCATCCAGGGGCTGATCATGCAGGCCATGCTCACAAATGACATGCCCCGCCTGGGCCAGGCCGCGCCCGCAGCCTTTGCCCTCTTCCGCCGCGCCCTTGAGGCCGGAAATTCTTCGGGGTCGAGCCCGCTTCCCGCCGACTAGTCCGCCTCATCTCCGGCAGCCACCGGCCTTTGGCCGGAAGACCCTGATCCGCCCAGGCGCAGGAGCATGGCGTCCAGGGCCCTGAGGTAGCCGGGGTAGCGCATGAGGTAGAAGGACAGGGCGCGCGAGAAATTCTTGCCCACCATGCCATCCACGAAGAGCTGCGACACGTCGCGCTCGCGCATGAGCACGTGCTGGGACACGAAGAAGATGCGCCGCTCCTCGGGCTTCATCTCGCGCAGGAGAGCCTTGAGCGCCGTGGCCGCGCGCGGCTGGTACATCCAGAAGGTCAGCAGGTCCAGGGCGTTGAGCATGACCGCCTTGTCCAGCTCCTCCTTGATGCCGCGCCGCGCCTCCAGCTCGCGCACCTCGCGCACAAAGGTTCCGGGATCGGCCATCATGCGCTGCATGTCGCGCTCCGGGAAGAGTCCCTCCAGCCGGGCATACACGGACAGCACCTGGGCGATCTTGCCCCGGTAGTCCCAGACGCGCATGTGGACATTGGCCCCCCGGTCGACCAGCCCCTCTATGGCGCCGCCCACGCAGTCGGAGGCCAGCTTGGAGATGACTGCGGCCCACTGTTGCAGCACCGGATCGACCGCTGCCACGCCAAACGAGGCCAGCAGCCCGCCCGCGGCCCAGTTGAAGCCCACGGCCAGGGGGATGGACAGGGCGCTGCGGAAAAGGTTCCAGAAGGCCGCCTTGCCGGGCAGCCCCCGGAAGACGTTGTGGCTGAAGATATAGAGGCCGTTGGTCACCCCCATGACTGCGTAGAGCAGGACCGGATTGGTGGCCGTGGTGATCCCGAATCCCGCGTCGAGCAGCACGGACTTGCACAGCCAGTCCAGCAGCGGCACGGAAAATCCCGTGAACATGAGCGAGTCCGCGATGCGGCTCCAGTTGACATACTGGTGCCAGCGCAGCAGCGACAGGCTGCCGAAACCGCCCCCGCCCATGACCGACTGGATGACGTTGCGCCCGGCAGTGATGCCCAGCCAGATGAAAGCCCCGAAGTAGGCCAGCAGCCACCAGTCCTGGGATAAGGAAAAGGTCAGGAAGGCGGGGATGAACCCCACCAGCACCTTGAGCCAGTTGCGCAGCGTGGTGTTGAGGTAGAAGGGCGTGAGACGTTCGGCCCGCTCCCGGACCGCCTCGCCGGACAGGGTCAGGTCGTTGGACGGGTCCACCTGTCCGCCGAGCATGACCAGGTTGCCGCACCGGCCCGGCGTGACACGGGTGTGCTCCGAGAGGTAGTCCACCTCGCGGCTGCGCACCAGCCGCCGCAGCAGGGGCACGCGGCCCAGCACCGTGATCGCGGCCCGGCCCAGGGGCGTGACCGCGCTCCTGGGGGTGTAGGTGTGCCGCTCGCGCACGGTGGTGGCCACGGGCAGGCACAGGGACCGGAAACCGCGCGCGCGATGCAGCAAGGCCCTGACAGCCCGGACTGGCAGGGTTTCTAGAATGGCGAACCCCATGCCGAAGTTGCGCGAGGAGTGCCCGGTGGACCCGCTGCCGATGCAGGTGTGCAGGTGGTTGTGGGCATACAGCCCGGCCAGGGTGTTGATGTCCGAGAGGATCTCCCGGAGCTTGACCGCCTCGTCGCTCTCGGCCTTGCAGTCCATCTCGCCCAGGCAGAGCTGGTCGATGTTGTCGAGGATGATGCGCTTGAGGGCCACCACATCGCCGGAGTTGAGAGCCTCGCGCAGCTCGCCCAGGGCCTTGCCGTCGCGGAACCGGTTGTCCACCAGATCGCGCAGGCTGAACAACTCCAGATGGTTGATGAGCCCCCGGCAGTCGTAAAGCAGCTCGATCACGTCGGCCTGGGTCAGGTCCACGGTGTTGAGCACGAACCGGTTGACCGAATGCAGCCCGCGCAGCCGGGTCATCAGTTCCAGAGGCGACAGGGTCAGGAGTTCGGGATCGTCCGTTGCGGGCAGCAGCGGGTTGGGCAGGCCGGGGTTGTCGCCGGGCAGCAGATAGCGCTGCACAAAGGTGTCGGCGTCCAGGGCGTCCAGGGCGTCCACCTGCATCTCGATGTCACGCCGGGTTTCGGGATCGGCGGTCTGGGCGAATTCCTGGCGCAGGACAGCCACGCGCTCGCGCATCAGCGGCAGGGCGGTCTTGTGGATGAATCCGCCAAGGTGAACCAACGAGGGCTGTCCAGAGCCAACGTACCCATCGAAATCGGCCCGTTCCAGCCGGGGCAGGTCCAGGCCGAACTCGCGCATGATGGACGAACGGTGGTTGCGGTTGAAGGACTCCAGGACCGCATAGACGTACCGGCGGCGGCACAGGGAGACCTCGCGGCCCTGGTCCATGAACGCGCGCACCGGCTCGGACTCCAGGAACCGGAGGTAGTCGCCGTCTTCGGTAAACCCCTTGGGCTCCCAGATGATGTTCACGAACCGGTCGCGGTGCCGGGCGGCCAGCTCCACCCCCACATGGACCTCGACTCCCATGATCCGGGCCGATTCCAGCAACTCGCGGGCCACATCCGGCCTGACGAAGTTGTAGTGGACCACGGTCAGCCGCCGGATGCCCTTGATCCAGGCGTCCATGATCAGGTGCGTGGGCGATTTGCGCCCCTTGGTGTTGGCGTCGTGCACCCGGTCGTCAAAGGCGACCTGGTTCCACTCCTCAGGCATCTCCATGAGGTGGTATTTCCTGAGCTGGGCCAGGATGATGCGCGGCTTTCCCGTGGCGGCCACCCGAAACTCGTGGGCCAGCTTGAGCTGCTCCAGGCTGCCGCTTTTGGCGCGCACCAGCTCCTTCATGATCTGGATGAGCACCCGGGCCGTGTTGCGGCGCATGGGGCCGGTGGGCGAGGTCAGCACCTCGTCGCGCAGGGCGCGCAGGGATTGCAGCCGCTCCCCGGCCCGGCCCGTCTCCAGCGAGCCAATGAGGCTGACCACGGCATAGGCGATGCGCAGATTGCCCGTGGAGGCCAGGGTCTTGATGCCGTGCGGATGCAGATACGGCTCAAGCAGCGTCTTGACGTCCCGTCCGGGGCGCTTCTCAGGGTCGAGCACGTCATTGACGATGCCGAGCAGCCGGTGGTCCGACGGATCGAAGAAGATGCGGGGAATGCGCGGGATCATGAATATCCTTTTCTCCCGGCGCGAGGCAAAGCGACCGGGCAGGCGTAACCTGATTGTCTAAATCTCGTTCTTCTTTTCACAATTCCAGTGATCCTGTTGCAATGTCAAGGAAAGGCTGCCGGAAACACAACGCCGCCACCCCGAGCCGCAAGACAGGGAAAGGGCCGGAACGAGTCGTTCCGGCCCCTTTCCATTGCCATGGGACAGCGGCCCGGAGCTACTCGATGCCGCGCCTGAAGAACCGGCGCAGCCGCTGCTGGGCCGAGTCGAGGTACATGTAATAGACCGGGGTGAAGTAGAGGGTCAGGAGCTGCGAGACCACGAGCCCGCCGACCACGGCCAGGCCCAGCGGCCTGCGGGCCTCAGCGCCCGCGCCCATGCCCAGGGCAATGGGCAGGGTGCCCATGAGCGCGGCCATGGTGGTCATCATGATCGGCCTGAAGCGGATGAGCGCGCCCTCGCGGATGGCAGTGCGGGCGTCGGTGCCCGCCTTGCGCTGGGCCTCTACCGCGAAGTCGATCATCATGATGGCGTTCTTCTTGACGATGCCGATGAGCATGATGATGCCCACGAACCCGTAGATGTTGAGATCCACCCCGAAGACCATCAGGGTGGCCAGCGCGCCCACGCCCGCCGAGGGCAGGCCCGAGAGGATGGTCAGCGGGTGCAGGAAGCTCTCGTAAAGCACGCCCAGCACCAGATAGATGACCAGCACGGCCAGGGCCATGAGCGCCCACAGTCCGGTCATGGAGCTCTGGAAGGCCTGGGCCTCGCCCTGGAAGCTGGTGCTGACGGATGCGGGCACCAGCTCGCGCCCCAATGCCTCGACCTTGTCCACCGCCGTGCCCAGCGACACGCCGGGCCGCAGATTGAAGGAGACGGTGGCCGAGGGCAGCTGGCCGGAGTGGTTGATGGAGAGCGGTCCCACGCCCATCTTCCAGGTGGCCAGGGTTTCAAGGCGCACCAGCCTGCCGGACTGGGAGCGCACCGAAAGCATGGCCAGGGCCGCGGGGTTGGCCTGATACTCCGGGGCCAGCTCCATGAGCACGTCATAGGTGTCGGTGGCCGCGTAGATGCTCGACACCTTGCGGTTGCCGAACGAGGTGGCCAGGGCATCCTCCACCTGATAGGCAGTGATGCCCAGGGCCGACGCCTTGTCGCGGTCGATGGTGATGTGCAGCTCCGGGTTGCTGAACTCCATGTCCGAGGTCACGTCCTGAAGCTCCGGGATGGCGCGCATGCGTTCTTCCACCTGGGCGGCCACACTGAACAGTTCCCCGGTGTTGGGGCTTTGCAGGGTGTACTGGTACTGCCCCTTGGAAGCGCGCCCGCCGATGCGAATGGGCGGCGGATTGCTGAGAAACACGCGGATGCCCGGCACCTGGGAGAGCTCGCGGCGCAACCGCTGGAGCACGGTGTCCGCGTCATCTGTCCGCTCGTCGCGCGGCTTGAGGCTGAGCATCAGCCGGCCCGAGTTGTTGCCCCGGTTCGGCCCGCCGCCGCCCACCACGGACATGTATCCGTCCACGGCCTCGTCCTTGCTCACGATCTCCATGAGCTGCTTCTGGCGCGCCACCATGGTCTCAAAGGGCACGCCCTGCTCGGACTCGGTGGTGACCTGGAGCTGGCCGATATCCTCACTGGGCAAAAAGCCCTTGGGAATGACCTGGAACAGGTAGACCGTGGCCGCCAGCACAACAAACGAGAAGAGCATGGTCAGCCGGTGGTGGCGGATGGTCCAGTCCAGGGTGACGCGGTAGGTGTCGCGC from Pseudodesulfovibrio aespoeensis Aspo-2 includes the following:
- a CDS encoding cytochrome c3 family protein, with translation MIFKKDDPGGRRWLYVLLPAIGGIVLTVGVALAMHTTDQAVFCGSCHSMAEAALTHKKSVHAKLACNECHAPYNLVVKIPFKSKEGMRDIYVTATSTIPDLIHPGGETKEVTQANCLRCHAETTSTVVMQSKQYCTDCHRHVPHMPKIPVAERSAADA
- a CDS encoding TetR/AcrR family transcriptional regulator; protein product: MKTMPRYLPADDRRAMTVRTVLELAATTNPADITTAAIAARMGLAQSALFRHFASKDAIWQATMDWVTGQILERVRRAADQAATPLAALEAAFTAHLEFAMEYPGVPRLVFSELQRTGRTQAMETVQAMLADYRKMLEKVIEQGKAQGEVASEVAAPSAAAMFIGTIQGLIMQAMLTNDMPRLGQAAPAAFALFRRALEAGNSSGSSPLPAD
- a CDS encoding efflux RND transporter permease subunit; this encodes MSLSALFVRRPVMTTLVMASILIFGVMAYFRLPVSDLPSVDFPTIQVQAQLAGANPETMASSVATPLEKQFSTIAGLDSMTSVSNLGSTNITLQFDLERNIDDAALDVQSAITTALRKLPNDMTQSPSFRKVNPADSPILYLALSSPTMRLSDVNEYAENVMAQRISMVSGVAQVMVYGSKKFAVRIQLDPETLASKELGVDEVAEAVRQGNVNLPVGTVAGPAREYVVRSSGKLMSADDYRPLVVAWRNGSPVRLGEVAQVLDSVEETRRLNWYNGTPGMVLAVQRQPGTNTVEVVEAVRALLPAFQAQLPAAITLDVLYDRSQSIRESVHEVKFTLALTVILVILVIFLFLRRVSATVIPSLALPMSIIGTFAVMYLAGFSLNNISLMALTLSVGFVVDDAIVMLENIVRHTEMGKTPMEAVLDGSREITFTIVSMTISLAAVFLPVLFMGGIVGRLFHEFAVTICAAILISGFVSLTLTPMLCNLILRPNRVERHGRLYNAFERGFDAMRDTYRVTLDWTIRHHRLTMLFSFVVLAATVYLFQVIPKGFLPSEDIGQLQVTTESEQGVPFETMVARQKQLMEIVSKDEAVDGYMSVVGGGGPNRGNNSGRLMLSLKPRDERTDDADTVLQRLRRELSQVPGIRVFLSNPPPIRIGGRASKGQYQYTLQSPNTGELFSVAAQVEERMRAIPELQDVTSDMEFSNPELHITIDRDKASALGITAYQVEDALATSFGNRKVSSIYAATDTYDVLMELAPEYQANPAALAMLSVRSQSGRLVRLETLATWKMGVGPLSINHSGQLPSATVSFNLRPGVSLGTAVDKVEALGRELVPASVSTSFQGEAQAFQSSMTGLWALMALAVLVIYLVLGVLYESFLHPLTILSGLPSAGVGALATLMVFGVDLNIYGFVGIIMLIGIVKKNAIMMIDFAVEAQRKAGTDARTAIREGALIRFRPIMMTTMAALMGTLPIALGMGAGAEARRPLGLAVVGGLVVSQLLTLYFTPVYYMYLDSAQQRLRRFFRRGIE